One Kaistella polysaccharea DNA segment encodes these proteins:
- the secA gene encoding preprotein translocase subunit SecA — protein sequence MGFIDKVLKGFLGDKNITDLKDVRKVVSKIKAVEPDIRELSDDGLRSKTAEFKEKLKVATAEISAQIDQLKEQIKNSLNIDEKEALFTQIEALKKDSYQIEEKVLSDILPEAFALIKETSRRLAENGEIRVQATEMDRELAATRDFVELDGDTAVWKNHWDAAGTPINWDMVHYDVQFIGGVVLHNGKIAEMATGEGKTLVGTLPIYLNALPGRGVHVVTVNDYLAKRDSLWMGPLYQFHGLSIDCIDNHQPNSDSRRKAYQSSITYGTNNEFGFDYLRDNMVTSPSELVQGELNFAIVDEVDSVLVDDARTPLIISGPVPQGDRQEFDTLKPSVDRIVEIQKKTVSAIFNEAKKLINNGNTKEGGFKLLQAYRGLPKNRQLIKYLSESGHKTLLQKTEGQYMADNNRDMPIVDKDLYFVIDEKNNQIDLTDKGVEYMSAGNEDKDFFVLQDIGTEIAEVEAKNLTKEEEFEAKDKLFSDFAVKSERVHTLNQLLKAYTLFEKDDEYVVIDGEVKIVDEQTGRIMEGRRYSDGLHQAIEAKENVKIEAATQTFATITLQNYFRMYNKLAGMTGTAETEAGELWEIYKLDVVVIPTNRPIVRDDRQDLVYKTNREKYNAVIEEIERLTADGRPVLVGTTSVEISQLLSRALQLRKIQHNVLNAKLHAREAEIVAMAGGPGVVTIATNMAGRGTDIKLQGDVKKNGGLAIVGTERHDSRRVDRQLRGRAGRQGDPGSSQFYVSLEDNLMRLFGSERIAKMMDKMGHKEGEVIQHGMISKSIERAQKKVEENNFGIRKRLLEYDDVMNKQRDVIYKRRKNALFGDHLKYDISNMIFDVSQSLVTRGKMDGDFKEFEYEIIKNFTMEAPFSENEFKTKQIPELTDLLFKAATEDYRMKLNLLKEKSYPIIENVYKNQGSMFKMIQVPFTDGTKTMTIVTDLKEAYESKCDSLINDFEKNISLAIIDENWKLHLREMDDLRRSSQGAVYEQKDPLVIYKQESFYLFTEMVEKINKEIVSFLYKGEIPA from the coding sequence ATGGGTTTTATAGACAAAGTTCTTAAAGGTTTCCTTGGTGATAAAAATATAACCGATCTTAAAGACGTAAGAAAAGTTGTAAGCAAAATTAAAGCAGTAGAACCAGATATTCGCGAATTATCGGATGATGGCTTACGATCAAAAACTGCTGAATTTAAAGAAAAACTTAAAGTTGCCACTGCAGAAATCTCAGCGCAGATTGATCAGCTGAAAGAACAGATCAAGAATTCCCTGAATATCGATGAGAAAGAAGCGCTTTTTACTCAGATAGAAGCCCTGAAAAAGGATTCCTATCAGATCGAAGAGAAAGTTCTTTCTGATATTTTACCTGAAGCTTTTGCCCTAATTAAAGAAACTTCGCGCCGTTTGGCAGAAAACGGAGAAATTCGGGTGCAAGCTACCGAAATGGACCGTGAACTTGCTGCAACCAGAGATTTCGTTGAATTAGATGGCGATACTGCAGTTTGGAAAAACCATTGGGATGCTGCCGGAACTCCTATCAATTGGGATATGGTGCATTACGATGTGCAATTTATTGGTGGAGTTGTTCTTCACAATGGTAAAATTGCGGAGATGGCGACTGGTGAAGGTAAAACCTTGGTAGGAACCTTACCGATCTATTTAAATGCCCTTCCTGGAAGAGGTGTTCATGTTGTAACGGTAAATGATTATTTGGCGAAACGTGACTCCCTTTGGATGGGACCACTTTATCAATTTCATGGCCTTTCTATCGATTGTATTGATAACCATCAGCCGAACTCTGATTCACGAAGAAAAGCATACCAATCAAGCATTACCTACGGAACCAATAATGAATTTGGTTTTGATTATTTAAGAGATAACATGGTGACTTCCCCATCTGAATTGGTTCAGGGTGAATTAAATTTTGCGATTGTAGATGAGGTCGATTCAGTTTTAGTGGATGATGCGAGAACGCCGTTGATTATTTCCGGTCCAGTTCCACAAGGGGATCGTCAAGAATTTGATACTTTAAAACCATCTGTTGATAGAATTGTAGAGATTCAGAAAAAAACAGTGAGTGCTATTTTTAATGAAGCCAAAAAACTTATTAACAACGGCAATACAAAAGAGGGCGGATTTAAACTTTTACAAGCATACAGAGGTTTACCAAAAAACCGTCAGTTGATTAAATATCTTTCGGAAAGCGGTCACAAAACACTTCTTCAAAAAACTGAAGGACAATATATGGCAGATAACAACCGTGATATGCCAATTGTCGACAAAGATTTATATTTTGTTATTGACGAAAAAAATAACCAAATCGATCTTACAGATAAAGGCGTAGAATATATGTCTGCGGGAAATGAGGATAAAGATTTCTTCGTTTTACAGGACATCGGAACTGAGATTGCCGAAGTTGAAGCTAAAAATTTAACCAAAGAGGAAGAGTTTGAAGCCAAAGACAAATTATTCAGTGATTTTGCCGTAAAATCTGAAAGAGTTCATACCCTGAATCAGTTACTAAAAGCATATACATTATTTGAAAAAGATGATGAATACGTAGTTATTGATGGCGAAGTAAAAATTGTAGATGAGCAAACCGGTCGTATCATGGAAGGAAGACGTTATTCAGACGGTCTTCACCAGGCGATTGAAGCTAAAGAAAATGTAAAAATCGAAGCGGCAACTCAAACTTTTGCAACCATTACCCTTCAGAATTATTTCCGGATGTACAACAAACTTGCGGGAATGACAGGTACTGCAGAAACGGAAGCTGGTGAACTTTGGGAAATTTATAAATTAGATGTTGTAGTTATTCCTACCAACAGACCAATTGTAAGAGATGACCGACAGGATTTGGTCTACAAAACCAACCGTGAAAAATATAATGCAGTAATCGAAGAAATTGAAAGATTAACCGCAGACGGAAGACCCGTTTTGGTTGGTACAACTTCAGTGGAGATTTCTCAGTTGCTTTCAAGAGCACTTCAGTTAAGAAAAATTCAGCACAACGTATTGAACGCGAAACTTCACGCACGTGAAGCAGAAATCGTAGCGATGGCTGGTGGACCTGGTGTTGTAACCATTGCCACCAACATGGCAGGTCGTGGTACCGATATTAAATTGCAAGGCGACGTGAAGAAAAATGGTGGTTTGGCAATCGTCGGTACAGAAAGACATGATTCCCGACGTGTAGACAGACAGTTGCGTGGTCGTGCCGGAAGACAGGGAGATCCAGGGAGTTCTCAGTTCTACGTTTCGTTGGAAGACAACTTGATGCGTCTTTTCGGTTCAGAAAGAATTGCAAAAATGATGGATAAAATGGGTCATAAAGAAGGTGAAGTAATTCAGCACGGTATGATTTCTAAATCCATCGAAAGAGCACAGAAAAAAGTAGAGGAAAATAACTTCGGTATTCGTAAAAGACTCTTGGAATATGATGATGTCATGAATAAACAGCGTGACGTAATCTATAAAAGAAGAAAGAATGCACTTTTCGGAGATCACTTGAAATACGATATTTCAAACATGATTTTTGATGTTTCCCAATCACTCGTTACACGAGGTAAAATGGATGGTGACTTCAAAGAATTCGAATACGAAATCATCAAAAACTTCACGATGGAAGCTCCATTCAGTGAAAATGAATTTAAGACAAAACAAATTCCAGAACTTACAGACCTACTTTTTAAAGCTGCAACTGAAGATTACCGGATGAAATTAAATCTTTTAAAAGAGAAGTCCTACCCGATTATTGAAAATGTATATAAAAATCAAGGGTCAATGTTTAAAATGATTCAGGTTCCTTTTACAGATGGCACTAAAACCATGACGATTGTAACTGATTTAAAAGAAGCGTATGAATCTAAATGTGATTCCCTGATCAATGACTTCGAAAAAAATATTTCGCTTGCAATCATCGATGAAAACTGGAAATTACACCTTAGAGAAATGGATGATTTAAGACGTTCGTCACAAGGTGCGGTTTATGAGCAGAAAGATCCACTGGTAATTTACAAGCAGGAATCTTTTTATCTCTTTACGGAAATGGTAGAAAAAATCAACAAAGAGATTGTTTCTTTCCTCTACAAAGGAGAAATCCCGGCTTAA
- a CDS encoding DUF2795 domain-containing protein has product MYWTLELASYLSDAPWPMTKAELIDYAIRTGAPMEVVENLQAIEDEGEIYESIEEVWSDYPTDDDFLWNEDEY; this is encoded by the coding sequence ATGTATTGGACATTAGAATTGGCTTCTTATCTGAGCGACGCACCTTGGCCGATGACAAAGGCAGAACTTATTGATTATGCAATAAGAACAGGTGCCCCGATGGAGGTGGTAGAAAACCTTCAGGCAATCGAAGACGAAGGGGAAATTTATGAATCAATCGAAGAAGTTTGGAGCGATTATCCAACCGACGATGATTTCCTCTGGAATGAAGATGAATATTAA
- a CDS encoding GDP-mannose 4,6-dehydratase, whose product MNYLVTGGSGFIGSHLVEHLLKNGHSVINIDNFDDFYDYRIKIKNTLESVTKTLEFSFHEKELDIQKLIFETSSKQYQLYYQDIRDQEGLEKIFQKHKIDLIIHFAALAGVRPSIERPLDYQEVNIKGTMHLWELAKEFKITKFISASSSSVYGNNEKTPFNEEDAVDQPISPYAATKKCTEILGHVYHHLYKIDMIHLRFFTVYGPRQRPDLAIHKFTKHISENNQIPIYGDGSSARDYTYIDDIIEGVQKAVTHLETRTDVYEIVNLGENQVISLNEMVETIENELQKKAERETFPMQPGDVLKTNADIHKAKTLMGYQPATHFQNGIKKFVEWFLRNGS is encoded by the coding sequence ATGAACTACTTAGTCACTGGCGGAAGCGGTTTTATCGGGTCGCACTTGGTTGAACATTTACTTAAAAATGGACATTCTGTCATTAACATTGACAATTTTGATGATTTTTATGATTACCGAATTAAAATCAAAAATACACTTGAATCGGTAACCAAGACGTTGGAATTTAGTTTTCATGAGAAAGAGCTTGATATTCAGAAGCTTATCTTTGAAACCTCTTCCAAACAATATCAACTTTACTATCAGGACATTCGAGACCAAGAAGGATTGGAAAAAATTTTTCAAAAACATAAAATTGATTTAATTATCCATTTTGCGGCCTTGGCGGGTGTTCGCCCATCTATTGAAAGACCATTGGATTATCAGGAAGTAAATATTAAAGGAACGATGCATCTTTGGGAGCTCGCGAAAGAGTTTAAGATCACTAAATTTATTTCAGCCTCCAGTTCTAGCGTTTACGGCAACAATGAGAAAACCCCTTTCAACGAAGAAGATGCGGTTGACCAGCCTATTTCCCCTTATGCTGCGACTAAAAAATGTACAGAGATTTTAGGACATGTGTATCATCATCTCTATAAAATTGATATGATCCACCTCCGGTTTTTCACGGTTTATGGCCCAAGACAAAGACCTGATTTGGCAATTCATAAATTCACCAAACATATTTCTGAAAACAATCAAATACCAATTTACGGTGACGGCTCATCTGCGCGCGATTACACCTATATCGATGATATTATTGAAGGTGTTCAGAAAGCGGTTACTCATTTAGAAACCCGAACGGATGTTTATGAAATTGTAAACCTCGGCGAAAACCAAGTCATATCTTTAAATGAAATGGTAGAAACTATAGAAAATGAGCTGCAAAAAAAAGCAGAAAGAGAAACCTTCCCGATGCAACCTGGCGACGTTCTGAAAACCAACGCCGACATCCACAAAGCCAAGACTTTAATGGGTTATCAGCCTGCCACCCATTTCCAAAATGGCATAAAAAAGTTTGTGGAATGGTTTTTGAGAAATGGTTCCTGA
- a CDS encoding DUF2797 domain-containing protein: MKFSGQILKMTTQNGKPIQYFLNLNHDLINMNQLIGKTLKIKHIGYECVNCGNDEKLFRMGFCKNCFFESPFASETIIRPELSTAHLGIGERNLEVEEAIQLKPHVVYLAYTGDVKVGVTRESQIPTRWIDQGATFALCIAKTDNRYEAGMIEVAMKEHLADKTNWRKMLEDDYEDDLDLADFREKIKEYFPEDFKSFYAGEEDIVKLDFPYESPEKINSFTLDKKPEFEGVLRGIKGQYLSFEGGNFINVRGHEGYVVEMEV; encoded by the coding sequence ATGAAGTTCAGCGGACAAATTCTAAAAATGACCACTCAAAATGGCAAACCTATTCAATATTTTCTGAATTTAAATCATGATTTAATAAACATGAATCAGTTGATTGGGAAGACGTTGAAAATTAAACATATTGGCTATGAATGTGTAAACTGCGGTAATGATGAGAAATTATTCCGCATGGGATTCTGCAAAAACTGTTTTTTTGAAAGTCCTTTTGCAAGTGAAACGATTATCCGCCCAGAACTATCAACTGCGCATCTGGGAATTGGCGAACGGAATTTAGAAGTGGAAGAAGCGATTCAGTTAAAACCGCATGTCGTTTATTTGGCCTACACTGGCGATGTAAAAGTTGGCGTTACGCGGGAAAGTCAAATCCCCACGCGATGGATTGATCAGGGAGCCACTTTTGCGCTCTGTATCGCTAAAACCGACAATCGATATGAAGCTGGAATGATCGAGGTTGCCATGAAAGAACATCTTGCTGATAAGACCAACTGGCGAAAAATGCTGGAAGATGATTACGAAGATGATTTGGATCTGGCTGATTTCAGAGAAAAAATCAAGGAATATTTTCCAGAAGATTTTAAAAGTTTCTACGCTGGCGAAGAAGATATTGTAAAACTGGATTTCCCGTATGAATCGCCGGAAAAAATAAACTCATTTACATTAGATAAAAAACCAGAATTTGAAGGTGTTTTAAGAGGAATAAAGGGACAGTATCTTTCTTTCGAAGGGGGGAATTTTATTAATGTAAGAGGGCATGAAGGTTATGTGGTTGAAATGGAAGTCTGA